The proteins below come from a single Arthrobacter sp. B1I2 genomic window:
- a CDS encoding ABC transporter substrate-binding protein codes for MASQFDASATAFPSRRSILKTVGVGAAGLVGIPFLAACTGGSGPSATGSGSDSLTFGSGSSDDVPKRAYQAVTDAFTAKTGKKVTTNVVPHNDFQNKINSYLQGSPDDTFTWFAGYRMQYYAGKGLLAPIDDVWQTIGGNYSDALKKASTGPDGKMYFVPNYNYPWGFFYRKSLWAEKGYQVPETFDALKALATKMKADGLIPIGFADKDGWPAMGTFDYINMRLNGYQFHVDLCAHKESWDQPKVNAVFDTWSALLPFQDPGALGQTWQDGAKALEAKKTGMYLLGSFVTQQFTDPAVLADIDFFAFPEIAMEGRDAVEAPIDGLLLSKKGGDNKTARDFLAFLGTAEAQNTYAAVDSSNIATAKGTDTSKFTPLNKKCADTIANAKYISQFFDRDALPAMANNVMIPALQSFIKDGKMDIKNLEAQAKTLYAAQ; via the coding sequence ATGGCTTCACAGTTTGATGCGTCTGCAACTGCTTTTCCGAGCAGGCGGAGCATCCTCAAGACAGTCGGCGTAGGCGCGGCAGGCCTCGTTGGCATCCCGTTCCTCGCGGCCTGCACGGGCGGAAGCGGCCCGTCCGCCACGGGCTCCGGATCCGACAGCCTCACCTTCGGTTCCGGGTCCTCCGATGACGTCCCCAAACGGGCGTACCAGGCGGTCACCGACGCCTTCACGGCCAAGACCGGCAAGAAAGTCACCACGAACGTGGTGCCCCACAACGATTTCCAGAACAAGATCAACTCCTACCTGCAGGGCTCCCCGGACGATACCTTCACCTGGTTCGCCGGATACCGCATGCAGTACTACGCGGGCAAGGGACTCCTTGCGCCCATCGACGACGTCTGGCAAACCATCGGCGGCAACTACTCCGATGCGCTGAAGAAAGCGTCCACTGGACCGGACGGCAAGATGTACTTCGTCCCCAACTACAACTACCCGTGGGGTTTCTTCTACCGGAAGAGCCTCTGGGCCGAGAAGGGGTACCAGGTACCGGAGACCTTTGACGCGCTCAAGGCCCTCGCCACGAAGATGAAGGCGGATGGCCTCATTCCCATCGGCTTTGCCGACAAGGACGGCTGGCCGGCCATGGGCACCTTCGACTACATCAACATGCGGCTCAACGGCTACCAATTCCATGTGGACCTGTGCGCCCACAAGGAATCCTGGGACCAGCCAAAAGTTAACGCGGTCTTTGACACCTGGTCCGCGCTCCTTCCCTTCCAGGATCCGGGGGCCCTCGGCCAGACCTGGCAGGACGGGGCCAAGGCACTGGAAGCCAAGAAGACCGGTATGTACCTGCTCGGTTCGTTCGTCACCCAGCAGTTCACCGACCCGGCGGTGCTCGCGGACATCGATTTCTTCGCCTTTCCGGAGATCGCCATGGAAGGCCGCGACGCCGTCGAAGCCCCCATCGACGGCCTCCTGCTGTCCAAGAAGGGCGGGGACAACAAGACGGCACGCGACTTCCTGGCGTTCCTGGGGACTGCGGAAGCCCAGAACACCTATGCGGCCGTGGACTCGTCCAACATCGCCACCGCCAAAGGCACGGACACCTCCAAGTTCACCCCGCTGAACAAGAAGTGTGCAGATACCATCGCGAACGCGAAGTACATCAGCCAGTTCTTCGACCGCGACGCCCTGCCGGCCATGGCCAACAACGTGATGATTCCGGCCCTCCAGAGCTTCATCAAGGACGGCAAGATGGACATCAAGAACCTTGAGGCCCAGGCCAAGACACTCTACGCCGCGCAATAA
- a CDS encoding NUDIX hydrolase, producing MSAREDLAGLIRRAASGTAGPPDPRWAALTVDAARARRAAVLMLFGVLDDIPAASGKPLAPADLDVLLLERAHTLGSHPGQVAFPGGGIDRGETAVAAALREAEEETGLDSEGVEVLGTLQELGLAHSNFLVTPVLGWWHSPSPVRVVDYAESAQVFRVPVRDLLDPDNRVMATVHRAGRTFDSPAFTVNGVVVWGFTGIVLSGLFDQLGWSVPWDRNRLHPMGV from the coding sequence GTGAGCGCACGCGAAGACCTGGCCGGGCTTATCCGGCGGGCAGCATCCGGAACGGCCGGTCCGCCTGATCCGCGCTGGGCGGCGCTGACCGTGGATGCCGCACGTGCCCGCAGGGCCGCCGTCCTGATGCTCTTCGGCGTGCTCGATGACATTCCGGCAGCGTCCGGCAAGCCGCTGGCGCCGGCGGACCTCGACGTCCTGCTCCTGGAGCGCGCCCACACACTGGGGTCCCATCCCGGGCAGGTGGCGTTCCCCGGCGGCGGCATCGACCGGGGCGAGACCGCCGTGGCGGCTGCGCTCCGGGAAGCCGAGGAGGAAACCGGACTGGACTCAGAAGGCGTGGAAGTCCTGGGCACGCTCCAGGAGCTGGGCCTGGCGCACAGCAATTTCCTGGTGACGCCCGTTCTGGGCTGGTGGCATTCGCCGTCGCCGGTCCGGGTGGTGGACTATGCCGAATCCGCCCAGGTTTTCCGCGTCCCGGTCCGGGACCTCCTGGACCCGGACAACAGGGTGATGGCCACCGTCCACCGGGCAGGGCGGACGTTCGACAGCCCCGCCTTCACGGTCAACGGGGTGGTGGTGTGGGGATTTACCGGCATTGTGCTGAGCGGCCTCTTCGACCAGCTCGGCTGGTCCGTTCCCTGGGACCGGAACAGGCTGCACCCCATGGGGGTTTAG
- the acs gene encoding acetate--CoA ligase, which produces MSQDTPSSTATVPSASAQPAGQHGHQGDAFENLLNETRAFPPTPEFAANAVVTASEYDEADADRPAFWAKKARELLTWDKDFTQALDWSDAPFAKWFVGGELNAAYNALDRHVEAGNGDRVAIYFEGEPGDTRTYTYAQLTDEVKKAANAFESLGVVKGDRVAVYLPMIPEAVITLLACARIGAVHSVVFGGFSAEALRSRIDDAEAKLVVTADGTYRRGKPSPLKAAVDDALAHQGDGDGHTVQNVVVVKRNGQDVDWHDGRDHWWADTVDTASTDHTAVGHDSEHPLYILYTSGTTGKPKGILHTTGGYLTQTAYTHRAVFDLHPETDVYWCTADVGWVTGHSYVAYAPLINGATQVMYEGTPDSPHQGRWWEIIEKYKVSILYTAPTAIRTFMKWGREIPDKYDLSSLRVLGSVGESINPEAWMWYRKVIGGDKAPIVDTWWQTETGAQMIAPLPGVTATKPGSAQVPLPGIAVDVVDEMGESVPNGHGGFLVIREPWPAMLRGIWGDPQRFKDTYWSRFENMYFAGDGAKKDEDGDIWLLGRVDDVMNVSGHRLSTTEIESALVSHPAVAEAAVVGATDETTGQAVVAFVILRGDAVNNGDATVQELRNHVGKEIGPIAKPKNILVVPELPKTRSGKIMRRLLKDVAEGRDPGDATTLSDPTIMQQIAQSLRK; this is translated from the coding sequence ATGTCCCAGGACACTCCCAGCTCCACGGCCACCGTTCCGTCCGCTTCCGCCCAGCCGGCAGGCCAGCATGGCCACCAGGGCGATGCCTTCGAAAACCTGCTCAATGAGACCCGGGCTTTCCCGCCCACCCCTGAATTCGCAGCGAACGCCGTTGTCACCGCATCGGAGTATGACGAGGCGGATGCTGACCGCCCTGCGTTCTGGGCAAAGAAAGCGCGGGAACTGCTGACGTGGGACAAGGACTTCACGCAGGCGTTGGACTGGTCTGATGCGCCGTTCGCCAAGTGGTTCGTGGGCGGTGAACTCAACGCCGCCTACAACGCCCTGGACCGGCACGTCGAGGCCGGCAACGGGGACCGGGTGGCCATCTACTTCGAAGGTGAACCCGGTGACACCCGGACCTACACGTACGCGCAGTTGACCGACGAAGTGAAAAAGGCGGCCAACGCCTTCGAGTCCCTGGGCGTGGTCAAAGGTGACCGGGTGGCCGTGTACCTGCCCATGATCCCGGAAGCCGTCATCACCCTGCTGGCCTGCGCACGCATCGGGGCCGTCCACTCCGTCGTGTTCGGCGGCTTCTCCGCAGAAGCGCTCCGTTCGCGGATCGACGACGCCGAAGCCAAGCTCGTGGTCACCGCCGACGGCACGTACCGCCGCGGCAAGCCGAGCCCGCTGAAGGCAGCCGTGGACGACGCCCTGGCCCACCAAGGAGACGGTGACGGCCACACCGTGCAGAACGTAGTGGTGGTCAAGCGCAACGGCCAGGACGTGGACTGGCACGACGGCCGGGACCACTGGTGGGCAGACACCGTGGATACGGCATCAACGGACCACACCGCAGTGGGCCACGATTCCGAGCACCCGCTCTACATCCTCTATACCTCCGGCACCACCGGGAAGCCCAAGGGCATCCTGCACACCACCGGCGGCTACCTTACCCAGACCGCCTACACCCACAGGGCAGTCTTTGACCTGCATCCGGAAACGGACGTGTACTGGTGCACGGCCGACGTCGGCTGGGTCACCGGACACTCATACGTCGCCTACGCCCCGCTTATCAACGGCGCCACCCAGGTCATGTACGAAGGCACGCCGGATTCCCCCCACCAGGGCCGCTGGTGGGAGATCATCGAGAAGTACAAGGTTTCCATCCTCTACACCGCCCCCACCGCGATCCGGACGTTCATGAAATGGGGCAGGGAGATCCCGGACAAGTACGATCTGTCCTCCCTCCGGGTCCTTGGCTCCGTGGGCGAATCCATCAACCCTGAGGCCTGGATGTGGTACCGGAAGGTCATCGGCGGGGACAAGGCCCCCATCGTGGACACCTGGTGGCAGACCGAAACGGGCGCGCAGATGATCGCCCCGCTTCCCGGCGTCACGGCCACCAAACCCGGTTCGGCCCAGGTGCCGCTGCCCGGCATCGCCGTGGACGTGGTGGACGAAATGGGCGAGTCCGTGCCGAACGGCCACGGCGGCTTCCTGGTCATCCGGGAGCCGTGGCCCGCTATGCTGCGCGGCATTTGGGGCGACCCCCAACGGTTCAAGGACACCTACTGGTCCCGCTTCGAAAACATGTACTTCGCCGGGGACGGAGCCAAGAAGGACGAGGACGGGGACATTTGGCTGCTGGGCCGGGTGGACGACGTCATGAACGTCTCCGGGCACCGGCTCTCGACCACGGAGATCGAATCCGCCCTGGTGAGCCACCCTGCCGTCGCGGAGGCCGCCGTCGTGGGCGCCACGGACGAAACCACCGGCCAGGCCGTCGTCGCGTTCGTCATCCTCCGCGGCGATGCCGTGAACAACGGCGATGCCACCGTCCAGGAACTGCGCAACCACGTGGGCAAGGAGATCGGGCCCATCGCCAAGCCCAAGAACATCCTGGTGGTGCCTGAACTGCCCAAGACCCGGTCCGGCAAAATCATGCGCCGCCTCCTCAAGGACGTCGCCGAAGGCCGCGACCCGGGCGACGCCACCACACTGTCCGACCCCACGATCATGCAGCAGATCGCACAGTCGCTCAGAAAGTAA
- a CDS encoding YegP family protein — translation MAGRFEIHRAGNDSYRLRLTDAEGNVIAVSPTFKSLSLLRDGIKAMRENAATGIVVDLRQQQA, via the coding sequence ATGGCGGGAAGATTTGAAATACACCGTGCGGGCAACGATTCGTACCGGTTGCGGCTCACCGACGCCGAGGGCAATGTCATTGCGGTTTCGCCAACATTCAAGTCCCTGAGCCTGCTCCGCGACGGGATCAAGGCCATGCGTGAGAATGCCGCCACCGGGATCGTGGTGGATTTGCGCCAGCAGCAGGCCTGA
- a CDS encoding bifunctional 3'-5' exonuclease/DNA polymerase, whose amino-acid sequence MYLLLAAHPRGAALQELTQAGQAQPSNPEPRTVALSDLAAVVSELEARRPGGQPPRWIWHRTQDWYPALLASGVEVERCYDVTLCGNILAFSQFSAHTDYARNTDRVPVEDPVLPPKALLPPRPPADQGALFDDPGVGPAPGWTLEEVRAEYAAQQTALADVGTEENRRNRLQLLLAAESAAAIVAAEMQHVGVPWREDLHEQILAGHLGPRPPAGQRPHKLEALAADLRTLLNSPGLNPDSPQDLMRALHRNGIEVKSTRKWELRESTHPAIEPLLEYKKLSRLHTANGWSWLDAWVDGGRFRPEYVVGGVVSGRWASRGGGALQIPRQVRGAVHADPGHKLIVADASQLEPRVLVALAQDSSMAEAARDQDLYAGIAAKGFGGDRAKAKMALLGAMYGATSGEAGRLMPQLARTYPRAVDFVERAARAGEAGGTVTTRLGRSSPPPSGHWFLSQRSATAEEQRRAESIARSRGRFTRNFVVQGSAADWAACWLAELRRRLRALRTAGTGGSGGGVHAELAFFLHDEVMVHAPSEGVDACIAAIEESAKAAKELLFGTIPVEFPVSLAVVDTYDLAK is encoded by the coding sequence ATGTACCTGCTGCTCGCCGCCCACCCCCGCGGCGCAGCACTCCAGGAACTGACGCAGGCCGGCCAGGCCCAGCCTTCCAACCCCGAACCCCGCACAGTAGCACTCAGCGACCTTGCCGCCGTCGTCAGCGAACTCGAAGCCCGGCGCCCCGGCGGCCAGCCGCCCCGCTGGATCTGGCACCGGACTCAGGACTGGTACCCGGCGCTGCTCGCATCCGGGGTGGAGGTGGAGCGCTGTTATGACGTCACTCTGTGCGGCAACATCCTGGCCTTCTCCCAGTTCAGCGCCCACACTGACTATGCCCGGAACACCGACAGGGTACCGGTGGAGGATCCCGTACTTCCGCCGAAGGCGCTGCTGCCGCCGCGTCCGCCGGCCGACCAGGGCGCACTGTTCGATGACCCCGGTGTGGGGCCGGCACCCGGCTGGACGCTCGAGGAGGTCCGCGCCGAATACGCGGCCCAACAAACGGCGCTGGCTGATGTGGGGACGGAGGAAAACCGCCGGAACCGCCTCCAGTTGCTGCTCGCGGCGGAATCCGCAGCCGCCATCGTGGCCGCCGAGATGCAGCATGTTGGCGTCCCATGGCGCGAGGACCTGCACGAACAGATCCTGGCCGGCCATCTGGGTCCCCGCCCGCCCGCCGGCCAGCGCCCGCACAAACTGGAGGCGTTGGCCGCGGACCTGCGTACCCTGCTCAACTCACCCGGGCTGAACCCGGACTCGCCGCAGGACCTGATGCGCGCCCTGCACCGGAACGGGATCGAGGTGAAGAGCACGCGCAAATGGGAGCTACGTGAGTCCACCCACCCGGCCATCGAACCGCTGCTGGAGTACAAGAAGCTGTCCCGCCTTCACACCGCGAACGGCTGGTCCTGGCTGGACGCCTGGGTGGACGGCGGCCGGTTCCGTCCCGAATACGTGGTGGGGGGCGTGGTGTCCGGGCGCTGGGCGTCCCGTGGCGGTGGGGCGCTGCAGATACCGCGCCAGGTCCGCGGCGCGGTGCACGCCGACCCGGGCCACAAGCTCATCGTTGCCGACGCCTCGCAGCTGGAGCCGCGCGTTTTGGTGGCCCTCGCGCAGGACTCTTCGATGGCTGAGGCTGCGCGGGACCAGGACCTTTATGCCGGCATCGCCGCAAAGGGGTTTGGCGGGGACCGGGCCAAAGCAAAGATGGCCCTGCTGGGCGCCATGTACGGGGCCACCTCCGGCGAGGCAGGCCGCCTGATGCCGCAGCTGGCGCGCACCTATCCGCGTGCCGTCGACTTTGTGGAGCGGGCCGCGCGGGCGGGCGAAGCCGGCGGGACGGTGACCACCAGGCTGGGCCGCAGCAGCCCCCCGCCGTCCGGGCACTGGTTCCTGAGCCAGCGCTCGGCCACTGCGGAGGAGCAGCGGCGGGCAGAGTCGATCGCCCGGTCCCGTGGGCGCTTCACCCGGAACTTCGTGGTCCAGGGCTCGGCAGCGGACTGGGCGGCGTGCTGGCTTGCAGAATTACGACGGCGGCTGCGCGCCCTGCGGACGGCAGGCACCGGCGGGAGCGGCGGGGGTGTGCACGCCGAGCTCGCCTTTTTCCTCCATGACGAAGTGATGGTGCATGCGCCGTCCGAGGGTGTTGATGCCTGCATCGCAGCGATCGAGGAATCAGCCAAGGCCGCGAAGGAGCTGTTGTTCGGCACGATACCTGTCGAGTTCCCGGTCAGCCTGGCCGTCGTCGACACCTACGACCTCGCCAAGTAG
- the ssd gene encoding septum site-determining protein Ssd: protein MLVTSSAVLRAEVERIVAAAGAHLRVVPDAVEAGRYWEAASAVLVGSDVRELPPRRRTPAVMVGLDGEGDSLWHLAAALGAERVAVLPDAAAWLADHLSSSRSPGPGGVVLGITGGCGGAGATTAAIWIARAAAGLGARVLLVDGDPWGGGLELALAAEENPGLRWPDLAEARGSIDPLQLSDSLPVAGGFSFLSWPATREQPLPVAAAAAAGVLDAARRGYELVVVDLGRGAEPLRTLAWDCDRIMMVVPAQLKAAVAAVRLLQELPPVEAALLVRGRPGAALDSSLIADAVGLPTQGRIPELRAVAGAMEAGRLLDLAKRRDIRRFAASVLDWLGDDLLAGDLA from the coding sequence CTGCTGGTCACCTCCTCCGCCGTCCTCCGCGCCGAAGTGGAGCGCATTGTGGCAGCCGCCGGCGCGCACCTGCGCGTTGTTCCGGATGCAGTGGAGGCTGGACGCTACTGGGAAGCGGCGTCCGCCGTCCTGGTAGGCAGTGACGTGCGCGAGCTGCCGCCGCGGCGGCGCACCCCCGCCGTCATGGTGGGACTGGACGGCGAGGGCGACAGCCTCTGGCACCTCGCGGCTGCCCTGGGGGCCGAACGTGTTGCCGTGCTGCCGGATGCCGCGGCCTGGCTGGCAGACCATCTGAGCAGCTCGCGCTCGCCGGGCCCGGGCGGAGTGGTCCTCGGCATCACGGGCGGTTGCGGCGGAGCCGGGGCCACTACCGCCGCCATCTGGATAGCACGGGCGGCAGCAGGACTGGGGGCACGGGTCCTGCTGGTTGACGGCGACCCATGGGGAGGAGGCCTGGAGCTGGCGCTCGCGGCCGAGGAAAACCCCGGGCTCCGGTGGCCGGACCTCGCTGAGGCCAGGGGAAGCATCGACCCCCTGCAACTCTCGGATTCTTTGCCCGTTGCGGGAGGTTTTTCCTTCCTGTCCTGGCCTGCCACGCGCGAACAGCCCCTTCCCGTCGCTGCCGCTGCCGCAGCGGGTGTGCTTGATGCTGCCCGCCGCGGCTACGAGCTGGTGGTTGTGGATCTGGGAAGGGGTGCGGAGCCGCTCCGCACGCTGGCATGGGACTGCGACCGGATCATGATGGTGGTGCCGGCGCAGCTGAAGGCAGCAGTAGCTGCGGTGCGCCTGCTGCAGGAGCTTCCGCCAGTGGAGGCCGCCCTGCTGGTGCGGGGGCGGCCCGGGGCGGCGCTGGACAGCTCGCTGATTGCCGATGCTGTAGGGCTGCCGACCCAGGGCCGCATACCTGAACTGCGCGCCGTCGCGGGAGCAATGGAAGCGGGCCGCCTGCTGGACCTCGCCAAGCGCCGGGACATTCGCCGCTTCGCTGCCTCCGTGCTTGATTGGCTGGGAGATGACCTGCTGGCTGGAGATCTGGCATGA
- the nth gene encoding endonuclease III, translating to MPVVSSESVLALKRRARRIHRALAEKYPYAHAELDFRNPFELLVATVLSAQTTDVTVNQVTKVLFARYPNARSLAEADPGELETILKPTGFFRAKSRNVLALCTRLVDDFDGEVPGRMEELVTLPGVGRKTANVVLANAFGIPGISVDTHFARLAKRFGWTQSEDPVQIEQDVAELFERRDWTMLSHRVIFHGRRVCHARKPACGACPVANWCPSYGMGETDPVRAATLLKYELAPGSEALLEQYLSEQHRAAEIRMASQARTP from the coding sequence ATGCCGGTGGTCTCGTCCGAATCCGTCCTTGCGCTGAAGCGGCGCGCACGGCGCATCCACAGGGCCCTGGCCGAAAAGTATCCCTATGCCCATGCGGAACTGGACTTCCGCAATCCGTTCGAACTGCTCGTGGCCACCGTCCTCTCCGCCCAGACCACCGACGTCACGGTCAACCAGGTCACCAAGGTGCTGTTCGCGCGTTATCCCAATGCCCGGTCCCTGGCCGAGGCGGACCCCGGGGAGCTCGAAACCATCCTCAAACCCACGGGATTCTTCCGGGCCAAATCGAGGAACGTCCTTGCGTTGTGCACCCGCCTGGTGGATGACTTTGATGGCGAGGTGCCGGGGCGGATGGAAGAACTGGTCACGTTGCCCGGCGTGGGACGCAAGACGGCCAACGTGGTGCTGGCCAACGCCTTCGGCATCCCGGGTATTTCCGTGGACACGCACTTCGCCCGGCTGGCCAAGCGGTTTGGGTGGACCCAGTCCGAGGACCCCGTGCAGATCGAACAGGACGTGGCGGAGCTGTTCGAGCGGAGGGACTGGACCATGCTGTCCCACCGGGTGATCTTCCACGGCCGCCGGGTCTGCCACGCCCGGAAGCCCGCCTGCGGTGCCTGTCCCGTGGCCAACTGGTGCCCCAGTTACGGGATGGGGGAGACCGACCCCGTCAGGGCAGCCACACTCCTCAAATATGAACTTGCCCCCGGCAGCGAGGCACTGCTGGAGCAGTACCTGTCGGAGCAGCACCGTGCCGCGGAGATCCGGATGGCTTCCCAGGCGAGGACGCCGTGA